The genomic segment AAACTATTCCTAGTTTCCCTTTGACAGTCATATGAAGTACTTGTGTTTGTCTAGAGAATTGTGAGTATAACTACTCCAACATATATGGAGTTACCCTGtaaatctaatcctaattgtACATTATTTTAGGAACTTAATTAGCAATTGTTATTTGGGTTGGTTGTACAATCATAAGAGTCTATTTTTATaaatagttatttttttttatttttttttggtgtatcGGCGTCTCCCTACatacacacaaaaaaagaacGACAATTTCTTCTTGCATATTGGGAGATTGATTTGCATAAGTGGAATCACTTGTCACTGATCTTGAAGTCTCCAACTCCTCTTTCTGAGTTTGCACATTTTTGGTATCTCTCCTGTAACTATTATGCTTCCTGGAGTAGCGGAAACTTattctttctcctctttcttttggGCTATTTAGCCTTGTTTATTTTCCTGTTAAATTGGCTTTGCAAGTGAAGAGCTATGTTTTTACTTTTCTGGGGTTCTTGTATGTGACTGAACTTACAGGAGGAATGCTTGAATAGGGCTCATGTGTATTTATGGTTCACTAGCAAGTGGACTGACATGGTGGTAGATGTGCTTCTCGAGGTTGTTGCCATGAGGTAGCAAATGGACTGACATGTTGGCACCCCGACCCGACCCTGAACCACTCGATCACCGTAGCTGAGTcctcctgaaaaaaaaaaaacaatccgcACCCAATTGAACTTTTCTAtatcttatatatatttttctttcttatgaaAATCTTATTCTCATAAAAActccaacctttttttttttttttcctcggtTGACTACACTTTTCCTCTTCCTGTGAGAGCTCGTTCAAGAACCTTTGGTCGCGTAACCGAGCCTTATCTCGGAACAACCAAACAGATTCTTAAATAATGTATCACATTCCTATGCTTTGATAACACTGACCGTTTTCAaaccagaacttaaaaacagagtacaaagaagacagaacaaAAGCTGGGGCCACAAACAAGATGGTCGAATGAAGTGGCAGACACAGCAAAGCCTCGGCAACCTCCTATAGAACACCCTTAAAGGCCGCttatgatccaaaggccctgcTTTATGGAAGATGATTGAGAAGCCATCAGATAATAGTCTAAAGTGGGAAGCATCATTACATCAAAATGCCCCCACCTGACAGCATCAAAGTGCAAgttgaacatatcattttttttccaagtCAAAAGGAAAAGGTTAACAGTGCTGGAATAGGGGTCCAATCAAAATGAACAAAGTTTCTTCATGCTTCAATATTTGAAAAGCCCAAAAGCAGCATCATATATCAGATACAGCACCTTGCACACAAGCATGCTTTTAAGTAGAGAGAAAGCTCCAtcaaaagggggaaaaaaaaattacagatgCAGAATGGTACTCGCAGCTTAAAGTAAGATGCCACTACTGCATTGAGCATCAAGTTCCCAAACACCAACCTAAACTTATATGTTGAAGAGCAAAGATCTGTTGTGCCCATCTCTTCCATAAAAATCAGATAAAGCTACAAATGTTCTTTTAATTGGGTACACCATGCACAAATTAAAATTCGTGGCAGCACTGTCATGCCCCTTCTGCAAGCGTCCTTTTTGAGGTGCTGATATAGAGAACTGCATCCACAAGGGAGGAGACCAAAATTCAAGCCACATCCATCTGGAAAGAAACAGGAAAGAATATAGATGATAAAGAAGTAGACGGAATACCATTATTTCCTCTTATAAAAGCATCCCCGTATTTGTTCTTAAGTTGACCGTTGACATATTCTTCTGTTTGCTCCATTGCAATATTCATATATCCATCCAAACAAGCTAGAATACCTGCATGAGAAGCATATGATTGCTAAACAAGAGGATTCAAGAAGGGCATACTGTCTTGCAGAAGATACGGCATCGATGGAATTGCAAATTCACAAGCTCATTAGTAGGTAATGAAGTTTGTGATTCTACAACTACAAACAGGGACAATCACTTGACATAACGGCTTCCTTTTTGCTGGATGCATAAAACCAAGAAGAGCAATTCAATATATTCTAATCAGAGAAGGctggtaatttttttttgaaaaaacaaaTTGATATTTGATCTAAAATTGTTATAATTTGTTGTCATTGGTCCTAAAATCCTTGATGGTACAAATTTAAAGGCAAGTAATCTGGCAAACTGCAGGTTCTAAGAACAAAGACAACCATCAAACAGATACTCGTTCCATCCCAAAGGCATGGTGCTAAGTTGCACGAGGGATGCTGGATTTATTCTGATACAAGATGCATCGCACTGAATAGGTCTCGCAATAAGTCAGCCTATGTATTAATCTCTCTCGCACATCCTTTTAGCTTCTTTTCTGCAGCTTTTTGCCCTTTTTGGTTGTGATAAGTTGTACTGCATCCATAAGTGCATTCAACATGGATAAAGACCAAATGAGAAATCCAATACCAATACAGAGGTTTCtctcatttttttccttttttttgtctgATGAGAATTTATTTGGAATAAAGGGACACGAACATGATTCCACATAGGGTAGAATCTGTGGAAGCAAACATCAAGGGCCACAACTTTAGAAAGATCACCTGGCAAAAAAACAGGCTAAGAAAATTGGCAGGAACGACATATACACATGGTATCTTGGCAAGCCACTAATGTCTAGTAGGCCTATTGACACAAGATTTCACTTCCTTTCTCCATCAACTATTAGTGGGAAACTGAAAGAACTTGCATggtcttaagcaaataaacaaGGCCATCGTATGTCTCGATCAAATAGAGGACTGCTTCAAGCAAGATGAACTAATACCACATGAAAATCTAACAACTTGGACAATGCTGGAGGGGGCCAAACAAGGAAAAGAGTACTCAACAGAATTTAGTTTTAACTCAGCTGTCAAGTTGAAATTTTGGCATAAGGTTATCTACGATGGGTCAATAACAAAACTTTCCTTCCAAGTTCTATGCCAATTTGGAAAGGAAAATACAGCTTCATTATTTTGATCGTAGACAACAAATGAGTCTTTCTATTAAAGAGGAAGAGATAATTATCAGCTATCTCCATATATCGCTAGACTGCCATTTTTTCCCTATATCCTTTTAGTTTTGATAGAGCCATAGAGAATTTCTCAAGCGTCGAACTTGAGAAAGAGGCCTCTTTATCATCAGTAATGCTTTTGGCAGGCCTCTGCTGGTTTCAACCGTTTTTAAGAACTCAATGCATGTTCACAACACCTTTTACACATATTATTTCTTGTTGCATGTTTTTCAACCCCTTTTAtgcaagaggagaaggaggggtACTTGGCTTGGCTTAGCCAATTTCAATGATAAACTCCAAAATCAGATAGATAGGGACTGACAAAGTGCTTGTGATGACAAGTTTTGTAAATCTTCTCTTACCCTCACTTGGTGATGATGGGCAAAGAGGTCTGGATTGCAGTAGCAATCCTGGCTCATAGATTAACCTAGAAGATGACTTTAGTCGAATCCTAATTACTTACATTAATCTGGACTCACAATGATCTGTTCTGATCATCTGTTTTAGGTctaaacctcatctctatctgtaTTGTGGAGTGAGGTGGCAAGCCCTAGAATGGCGGCCCAATGAATTTAACAAGTTCCCGCATAGAGAAGTGGAAGTTCTCAAGCTAATGAGAAATCTCAGAAGATGTCAACATCCACATCTGATGCAATAATATCTTACATCTGGCCAGAATATCAGACATGACAAATTGGGTTGGGCACAAGGGTGGTTTGTTGGAGGTGTGACCATATGTGGTTGGGTTTGGACTTAAGTATCATACTAGCTACTTGGCCATCGTGACCAAGGAGGTGAAACACCAAGGCTGCTTAAAGAAAAATCTCCATTCTTTATGTATTCAACACAATCATGGCTaaattttagcatattttttctttttctcgcaACATTTCTAGATAAACCAGTAATTAGTGCACTAGGCCATCATATGAATGAAGAAATATGCTCCTTGATGAGACACATTCTTTACATTTTATTCACACCGCTAATCTGCAAGTAATAACATCCCTTTGACCTGAAGATAATCATTTTCTCTATAAAAAATGTTGGAAAATGTTTTGCTTGAAATCTTGGCAATCATAAAGATTTTAACCCAAaaagtccccccccccccccccccccctttttttctcttcactATGTTTTCTCTTTAAAAGTTACATAAGACAGCCTCAGCACATTTATAACTGAATTATTCAAAGCCAAATACCGTCAGTCCCCTCATGACTTTGAACAAACAAAATGACTTAAATGTTATACCCTTTCACCCTTCATGGTGATTTAGAAGGTGATCGGTAAGGAAACAACAGAACAAcggcaaatatttttggttaaaCAATAAAATGTATATGTCAATGCTAGCTTGGCTCAAGACAGTGGAGAAGTCCAAAGATAGCCCTCATCAAGATCTCTTATAACAAGAGAGTTTTTACTTATTATATCGTGATACTAAGGAACTAATTTTGGTTTCTTTGTGCTCTCTGACAAGATCCCATAATCAATTCATCATAACTACTTAATgatacaaaaacaaaaacagccCGAGATAGCTGATGCCTAAACTAGAATTGACCATCTAATTACTAGTACATATATAGATATTTCCAGATATGAATTTTCTACAAAAATCCCAAAAGATAAGTGGACTACTAACTAAGCCTACTTGCAAACTTTCTTGCCTTTAAACTAACACATTTTCAGGTAGGATATATCCAACTTCATCTTAATTCAGATCCTTAAAAGTAGAAGCTAGCACTAGCAAAAACTAAAGCTCTCAATAGAAGGGTACATAAAGGTCGGCCCATATCAATGAGATAAAGTTTGTTGTTTATGGATTCTCACTTATTATTTTTGGTTTAAAAGGCACTGAGTTCGGATAGAGTAGAAAATATATCCCAAAACAAGTACAGCTACCGAAGTAAATTTACAGATATAACTAATAATACAGCATCAACTTCCTTATTTTGATGGAGGAGAATGAACAGGATAGATGAATGAGGGAACAATGCTTTTTAGATATTGAAGACCATGAAACTACTAGCCATGGCATCATGACAGAAGTAGAAGAGTTCGGGTCAAGAAATAGTGCACAAAGCCAGCCCAAGGGCTATTTCCTCTTGCAGTGTAATACATCTATCCTGTCAATTACGCAATCCTGTCAAAGAATTAAACTTGAATGCCTTAATATGGCAATATGGGTAAGGGAGAGAGAATATTGACTTAGTCCATTAGAAGATAATATTATAAGCTCCATCTAAGCAGTAAGAAAATGCACATACAGTAGTCAGAAAATGTAATGAGCCAAAGAAATTGAATGATGGAAAGTGTttcctattttcttttttcttttttttttgaattattaaattttaaaaagtatATGCGTGAGTCATCTGGTCAGACAAATTAGGATACTAGAAAATGAGGTCAATTTATGAAAAAGAAATTTGTAGCATGCTAATTCATACCGAGAAAGAATCCGACAACTAGCTTTTCTTAGGTGCGAAGGGATACATATATAAGCCATCACAAGTTAATTAGTAAAGGGTGCAGAAGTAATGATGAACGATAGTGCAAGGATCCCTCCTACAATGATGCATACCATGACTTTACCACTAAAAACAACATAGGCCTTGCGAATGAGGAAAAGGCCAGTAAGAGGTTAATATAGTCAAGCAGTGGGTATTATTGGCATGCTTGAGCTTAAACATGTGAAAATTTGAAGGAATGACAAAAAGTAACCGATGAATTTAGAAAAAAGTTTCTCAATAGATTCATTATAATGCTTATAAACTGAACAAGATATTAAGGAGCTTCAAAGCCACAATTGTTTGAAAgataatttcaattagaaaacaagcTTTTGTATAGGTTATGCTCATGGAAAAGAAACAAATCCTTGATCGATTGCAAAGCAAGAAGTTCTCTTTACAATCCAACAGATCCTTGCAAACTATAGGAGTACTAGGTTGCCAAGACTCCATTCTTGATCAGGTTATGTTTACAACTACAGATCCTAGAGTGAAGAAGGATGTAAAAGACAATGAAAAGCAGCATACATTTGAGAAAAAGCATGATAGCATGTTGAACATACAAAGAGAAAAACATAAGCATTGCGAGTATATGGCAGTGAACATGTGTAAAAAATGCTACAGATAGGAGAAGGTAATTCTGTTACACAATATAAGAATCTAACTTTTGTAGATGTGCAGAAGCATTGAGCAACCTGATCAAATTTAATCTGGGAGCCATCAGTATAATAATCCATTAATTTTATCTTTCACTATCAATAAATATGGCAAAAAAGGATTGAGAAGCATAAACCCCTCTAGCTGTCACAAGCTTTTCAAATTCAGGGATAGCATACTCCTCCCTCCTAAACAGCAATGGTTCACTGATTGCACTCCCTGTGCCATAATCATCACTAGCCAGAGGAAATCAACCAGCCTTTTATCCACCAAATGTATAGACATAGTTGTTTACCACCTTGAAATCTTCTAGGAATATTGGGTCCTTTCACACTTGAAGATGAAGCTACTTTTATCTATCCAACTAATGGCCCTTCACAGAGGATTAATTACAAAACGTTTCAAATGATTAAGAGACTTGTTGGTCTAGATCTTGAATCCATTGGTCTTGATCTTCCTCATGATTTGTTATATGTATCTTTAGTGAATCCAATAGAAATTTTTCTAAATGTCCAGACCTGTCATGGATAGCTATTAAGCATGCATACCAACTACCTCATTCAAGCATGGAGGTACCTAACAATAAAACATTTGCCTTAAGGAATAAATAATTCAATGGTCAGAGCAATTGGGAGACAGACATTGTGTCAGAACATTATTATGAAATGTTCCAACCGAACACCACCCTGTAGATACTAAAGTTTCATTGGTCAAATTGCCTAGCAGATATGACAAAAACACATGTAGTCTAATCGCAGAAATAGGGATATGAAAAAAAATGTCCAAGGGAAAAATCAGAAATAAAGGAGAATAATAAACACTTTGTTCAATGTTTTAGTGCTTACGTGAAATATAAAGAAATTTCAAAtttgcactcgtaacaaccaGTGTGATTTTATGTCAACTATTACATTTCTAATCTAAGTGATATTAGTCATAAACTTTATGAATTATGAGGATGAAACTGTTATACAAATTCCTCAAAGCGATCATTAGGACTAATCAACACAAAAACTAGCACAGCTTCTGAGATCAaagcttcaaaagattgctcttttatatttatattacgaATAAATAGTTACCATAAAGCACCGAATTGAATGTCCACGACTGTTAGATCATCCAAAAACCAACCCTAATTAATGGCAGAGATATAATACAAAATTTCCAACAAATTTCATTGAAGAACAGAATTAGGGTTAAGCATCATAGGGTTTTTCTTGTACCCTGATCCCAGAATAAGCAAGAAGGTTGAATAAAAAGCTTAAGCACGGATTAAAGGGTTTGAAGAGTCAACGAAAAGGCTTGGACTTTGCTCGAATTGGGGACCAATATTGGAAAGGGAGACGCTATAGGGGAATATAAAAGGAAAGACCctagaaagaggaggagagaataACCTCTGTAGTCGACGCCGGAGTTGAGCTTGACGACGACGGGGCGTCCCCGGATGGATTTCAGGAAGTCCGCCGGCGTCTTCACCGcgccaccgccaccgccaccgccgccgccgctcatctctctctttctggcTTTTTCTCTTTCTACCCTTTCTCACTCGCGGTTCGAAAGCAGGGGGTGCAAACGGACTTCAGATGGTCTTGAAATAGACTGAATTATATTTAGTTCCCGTATGGACTTGGGCCGGGCttgcatacatatgtatgtatagagagagggagatgggATGTCca from the Phoenix dactylifera cultivar Barhee BC4 chromosome 14, palm_55x_up_171113_PBpolish2nd_filt_p, whole genome shotgun sequence genome contains:
- the LOC103697821 gene encoding U6 snRNA-associated Sm-like protein LSm6, which gives rise to MSGGGGGGGGGAVKTPADFLKSIRGRPVVVKLNSGVDYRGILACLDGYMNIAMEQTEEYVNGQLKNKYGDAFIRGNNVLYISTSKRTLAEGA